The genomic DNA CCGAACAAGTATTCCTGTTGTCGTCATAAGTATTGTTTGGAATTAATGAGTTGAACATATTATCTTCTGATTAATTTCTCTTACTTTCCCTCcctttggggaaaaaaaataattcaagttTAAGCCTGTTTTGAAAGATCTGTATATGTTATGCTATTGACATTTGTTAATATTTGTCGCTTCTGGTCATGTTTAGGTGTTGTATATGAATCTGCAAATTTTCCTGcccaagaaaatcaaaatcaaaatggtAATGAGGCCGGTGGTGCTGCGGGTCGGTTCTCTTCTGCTCTGTGGTCATTTGTGGAGTCAATACCCACTACTCCTGCATCAGCTGCAGAGAACGTTTTGGTGAATCGGGCATTTGAGCGAATGTCTAGCTTCAGTCGGCTGAGAATGAATGTTACAAGCACAACAGTTTCAGTTTCTGCTCGCAATAGTACTGAAACTATAAGGAGGGCAGGTAGAAGTAAGGGATTCTTGGTTATTTCTGTTATTGGAGTGCTCTGTGCTCTCTTGTGGGCGCTGATTGGAACTGTGAGACCATGGGGGACACGCATATCCTCATGAATATAAGAATGGGAAGTTTTCTGCTATATTTGTCCTGGCCATTGCTGGAATTAGTAGAATGCTCAACACATTGTGAAAATAAGGATTTCATATTCCTATGTGAATTTTGAATGTAAAGGGTGGGTTTTAGTAGCAATGTCCAGAAGGAAATATATCTATAGTTTTTGCTTATAATATCAAAAGGAAGTATACCTAGAAGTGAATTGCAGGCTGCTGTCTTCTTGGCtcaaaaagattaaatttatttcttatcCATAGTTAGAAGCTCCAGCTCCGAAATTCATTGTTAATACTCACCAACACTCTAGTATCTACTTAGATATTTAGTTTCTTagattttcaagaaattcatatagaTCTTTTATCACCTGCATTCGTATATGAAGACATTAGATATGCTGATAGTTAGCCTCATGGAAGAGTAAAGTGAGGATTGAGTCTTGATTAAGCACTTCGTATAATTTAGGTTGAaagcaaaaaattcatttgtgtaataatatttttgcctttttgggATCATCTTGAAGGCCTTGTTTGATCAAATAATTATTCAGTACATGAGATCATCTTGAAGGTCCTGCTCTCGACACCTTtgctgttaaaaaaaagaaagaaaaaattaaatttacgAAGTTGGTGTTAGCAAATGCAATCTTAGAGCTCAACAAATTCCCTCTCGCACTGTAAATTGGACCGGTGAAATTAATGCATATTTACAGAAATCATTTCATTTTACGAGTAcgtgacttaaaaaaaaaaatataaactaaagtGACGTAAACATGTTACGCCAattgaaaacaacaaaattaaggaAAGCATTATCAAATTCCTGttacttttttcaaatatatatatatatatatatatatatatatatatatcagtttttaatttagttaattaaagaTTTGAATTTACgaaaattttaaatgagttttgtcaaatttttgtttcaaataaataataaaaataatataaaaatatataattatgtcattttcattcctttttttttttttttttttcataaaaaaaacatatgggGTGACTTTATTGGGGTGGCTATGAATCATGATTCGTGAATGATCACGATCTCTTGGCGGGAGGTGGCCACTTTCGTCATCCCCTTATTTTATAGGGGTGGTTGCGAACTATCTCACTATCAATTACTCTCAATCATGATTTATGGGTGATCACAATCTCTCTGTAGAAGGTGGCCACCTTCGTCAAAATGATAGCTCATGACCAAAAGTCTTGAGTTGGAATAAACAAAGTTTCTTCTCTTGATTAAGTGAGTACTtggttaaaattgtttttttatttattatttttttaaagaaagtgttttagtgtttttattttgagaagaaaaaaaaaaaaaaacaatttttaataaatggaACCTAACCATATATACAGTAAACACTATAAAAGGtgtgaaatttaatatgaacCATAAAATTGATTCTCATTAATAATTACCATATTTTTTCAACGAATcctagaaaataaaatttggatatacttttcatttattttttcaatttcattccTCATAAAAATAAGCCTCATAACTAGAATAATATTTCGGTGAATTGGGATGCTGCGTTGGGAGAACGAACAGGAAATGTCGGCCTCGGTGCAATCATTCGGAATCATCAAGGAGAGGTGCTGGCTGCGAGGAGCCTAACACGGGTTGGTTTGCTTGAACCCGCTGCAGCTGAAGCGCTAGGAGCTCTAATGGCAATCCAGCTAGCACGGGATATGGGTTATTTGAGCATCATTCTAGAGGGGGATGCCAAGGTGGTCATTGAGGCGGTGCTTTCAAATGAACCAGACTGGAGTAGAAGAGGTCACCTCATTGATGATATCCGGACTGCCCTTACGTCCTTTACTCAGTGGAAGATGGCATACGTTCAGAGGGATGCAAACAAGGCAGCACACAGGTTGGCAAGGATGGCAACGGCCCAGTCTATGGATAAAGTGTGGACCTTTGATTTTCCTGAATGTATACGTGAACTCTGTTTTTCGGGAGCTAAGTGCTCAGAGCATGTTTGATAAGTTTTTGAGAATGCAATATGACAAgctattttaacaaaaaaaaaaattatttcatatgattagtgttatatatatatatatatatatatatagatgattgGTCTCAATTCATTTTTTGATCTTAAATCTTGAATTTTATATTAGTTTCAAAACTGacattcttatttatttaaattaataataaaatattaaaaacttatagTTATATATCTggcatgatttttattttattttgttgagaaaTTACTTCCAACAACCAAtcacaataaaaacaaaaattacaaggTATCCGTCAATCGATATTTGATACGGATACAACACACTTAATTCATGCCAACTTCTTtcctaagtgtaaaaaaaaattaaattttaaatcaaacaaattatattttttttcaaatttttagaatttcaaaattttctttatcaatatattttttttaaatgacacataaGAGAGAAGTTGACCTTAAGTTGAATTTATGTTCcccgtcaatatatatattttttgccaggttaattaatttaattggaCAGATGTTAATTGGGACTTTTTTGTTGGACAGGGTCCAAAGCGAGAGCCATCATCTTCATCACTCTTCCcccctctctgtctctgtctctctctctctctctctctctctctctgtgcctTCTCAAACAGACTAACAAAGCTTTTCAATCTCTAATTCATAGATACACAACTCGAATACCCACTgaacttatatatatgtttatatatatttgttagtAGCACCAGCGAAAGAAGAAGGAGGGAGGAGGAGGATGCTAAGGACGAAGAAGATGAAGCAGCAGCGCTTCACCTTCTTCTCCTTCTGCTGATTCATGGCCAATTCTCAACATCGCTGCGTTTTTggtcctccctctctctctgctcCTCCCAATTCtgattttcatttatttgtgttgtttatattttaagaatttgTCGCTTATGCTgagtttggttgccgagaaatcGCCGGAAAATGAAACAAATCGGGATCTTGGAATCTTAATACAGCGATTAAATTCAAAAAGATTGAAATTATCAGTATTTTTTATACGGTTTCGATGGCAATCAAATGGGATTTTCTGAAGTTAAGGTTTTACGGGTTGTGACGATTGACTCGTTTGGTGGAATTTCTATTACAGTTGGTAATATACCATACGATGCCACTGAGGAGCAGCTTATAGAAATCTGCCGGGAGGTTGGTCCTGTTGTGTCTTTCAGGTCAGTTAGAAACCCTAGAGTTTCTTGTTTTGGATTTGAATTCCACAATTTTGTTGATCGCTTTGTGTGGGAGCTTCGTAGGAACGGTAATATTTAGTTATCaaacctatcaaaaaaaaaaaaagagaaaaaaaaaaaaaggaatggtAATATTTAGTTATCAATAAAACAaggtgtttttttattttttattttattttttattattattattttttaatttgaattttcccTGTGATGCAACTGAATTGTTGTAGGCGTAAATATAAATTCTTAGCATTCTTGTGCTTAAAACACTTGCATATGCAAGCACACAAAATGCACGTTTCTTTTGGAAGCATATTGGGATGCAAACTCACCTCTTCTGTTTTTCTCATTGGGCAATTTTTAAAGCTTTGGCATTGAAGAAAATTACGTGAATTTGGAAAttaatttgatttcaatatgCTTAAATTGTGCACAAGTTACTGTAATCTGGAAGTCTTATATGGTTATGTAACCAATTAAACTTTATGGGTGGGTTGAAAGAAAAGGAGACCTTTTTGGGAGGTTGGGGCCAGTACTAGATTAATGTTATGACCAGATGATTATGTACCAATTCAGTTGAAAACTTACAAGTTGCATCTATGTAATTTTTGGGACTTGTATGTACTTATGAGATATTAAGATAGTTTGGTTGTTTCTAAACGTACTTATGAGATATCAAAAGATGGTTTAGATGTTTCCTACAAGGAAGCAATTATAGATCATTATGAGTGATTGTATGTGGGC from Corylus avellana chromosome ca6, CavTom2PMs-1.0 includes the following:
- the LOC132184014 gene encoding uncharacterized protein LOC132184014, which encodes MKTLDMLINNISVNWDAALGERTGNVGLGAIIRNHQGEVLAARSLTRVGLLEPAAAEALGALMAIQLARDMGYLSIILEGDAKVVIEAVLSNEPDWSRRGHLIDDIRTALTSFTQWKMAYVQRDANKAAHRLARMATAQSMDKVWTFDFPECIRELCFSGAKCSEHV